A window of Actinomadura viridis genomic DNA:
GAGGCCCGCGACGCCGTTCTGGAACTGCGGCGCGGCAAGGGCATGGTGCTCGACCCCGACGACCCCGACACCCGCAGCGCCGGGTCGTTCTTCACCAACCCGATCCTGGACCCGCCGCGGCTGGCCCGGCTGGAGCGCCGGGTGGCCGAACGGCTCGGCCCGGACACGGCCTTCCCGCGGTACCCCGAGAGCCCCGGCCCGGACGGGCGGCCCCGCGTCAAGACCTCGGCGGCCTGGCTGATCGACAAGGCGGGCTTCGCCAAGGGGCACGCCCGCGGCCCGGTGCGGATCTCCGGCAAGCACACCCTGGCCCTCACCAACCCCGGGAACGGACGCACCGCCGACCTGCTGGCGCTGGCCCGCGAGGTCCGCGACGGCGTGCGCGCCGCGTTCGGTGTCGAACTGGTCAACGAGCCGGTCTTCGTCGGCGTCAAGCTCTGACCTCGGACGCCCCCCGCTCGCTCCCTCGGTCCGCTCAGCCTCCGGTGGGGGTCCGTTCCCAGTCGGCGATGGCGGCCAGCACGCGCGTCCGGACCGACTCCGGGGCCGCCGAGCCGAGGATGGACTGGCGGGCCAGCTCGGCCAGCTCCGCGTCGCCGAAGCCGTGCTCGGCGCGGGCCAGCTCGTACTGCCGGACCAGCCGTGAGCCGAACAGCAGCGGGTCGTCCGCGCCGAGGGCCAGCCGGGCGCCCGACTCGTACAGGGTCCGCAGCGGGACGTCGGCGGCCGTCGCGGCCACGCCCAGGCTCACGTTGGACGCGGGGCAGACCTCCAGGGTCACCCCGCGCTCCACGATCTCGGCCAGCAGCCGGGGATCCTCGGTCGCCCGCACCCCGTGGCCCAGGCGGTCGGCGGACAGCGTCTCCAGGCACTCCCGGACGCTGGTGGGGCCCAGCAGCTCGCCGCCGTGCGGCACCGACAGCAGCCCGCCGCGCCGGGCGATCCTGAACGCCCCGCCGAAGTCGTAGGCGCGCCCGCGGCGCTCGTCGTTGGACAGCCCGAACCCCACGACGCCCTTCCCCGCGTAGCGCACCGCCAGCCGGGCCAGGGTCTTGGCGTCCAGGGGGTGCTTGGTGCGGTTGGCCGCGATCACCACGCCGATGCCGACGCCGGTGGCCGCCTCGGCCTCGCGGGCCGCGTCCAGGACCAGCTCGACGGTGGGGGTGAGCCCGCCGAAGCGCGCCGCGTACCCGCTCGGATCCACCTGGATCTCCAGCCAGCGCGACCCCTCGGCGGCCTCGTCCTCGGCCGTCTCGCGCAGCAGCCGGCGCAGGTCGCCGGGGGTGCGCAGGACGGAGCGGGCGATGTCGTAGAGCCGCTGGAACCGGAACCAGCCGCGCTCGTCGGTGGCGCGCAGCTTCGGCGGCCAGTCCTCGACCAGGGCGTCCGGCAGGTGCACCTCGTGCGCGGCGGCCAGCTCGACCAGCGTCGAGTGGCGCATGGACCCGGTGAAGTGCAGGTGCAGGTGGGCCTTGGGCAACGCCGCCAGGTCGCGCGAGGCCGCGCTGCCGTCGAGGGCCGGGGGGCGGTCGGAATCGTGACGGGGTGATGCGAGACGGGCCTCCATGACCCAATGTTGCCGGAACATGGTGCCCTCCGAACCATCGGCCCACCAGGACCATCAGTCCGGACTATGAACGATGGCACCTCATGGCCATGCCAGCTCATGGGCATCGGCGGGGTGTCAGCCGTACGGGGACGCGCTTCGCGGCCGGACCAGGGTGCGCCCGTGCCCGCGGGGCACCCGGAGGGGCGTTCCGGAGGCCGCGCGCCGGACGGCCGATCACGGCCAGTCGCCGCGAGTTCGCGGAGAGTCTGAAAAAACTTCTGGGAACCCTGCAACCCCTTCCGGGGGCCGCGCGTATATGGGGGGCGCAAGAGAGTTCAGAGGGCAGAAGGGAACACAGAGATGATTACGCTCAAGGCCGCTGTGATCGCTGCTTCCGCGGTGGGTGCCGTCGCCGCCGGAGGGGTCACGTGGGCCTCGGTCTCCCAGCCGGACGTGGCTCCCGTCGCCGCGCACGGCGAGATCCCCGCGGCCGTCCAGAGGGCCAAGGACGCCGTCCCGCCCGTCTCCCCGAACTGCCTGCCCGCCTCCGAGCTGGCCAAGAAGGGCAAGGAGGCCCTGCCCAAGAACGCCGTCCCGCAGGCCCCGCAGCTCCCGCAGCAGGCGCCCGACCTGAAGGACAAGCTGCCCGCCAAGCCCGAGGTGCCCGCCGTTCCCGCCCAGCCGGGCGTCAAGGCGCCCGAGGCCAAGGCGCCCGACGCCAAGGCCGGCGTCCCCGGCGCCAAGCCGGGCGCCCCGAAGGTCGAGCTGCCCGCCTGCCCGCCCGAGGCCAAGACCCTGCCCAAGAACGACGTCAAGGCGCCGCAGGTGCCGCAGGCACCGGCCGTTCCCCAGGTGCCGGCCCTCGACTGCGACAAGGTCGCCCCGGCGGTCCCGGTCGGCGGTACGGCCGAGCGCGCTCTCCTGCTGCCCAAGGGCCTCAAGCACGCCTCCACCGAGAAGGCCACCAAGCGGATCGGCACCGCGAAGTTCTGCAGCGTCACCCAGAAGTGGGTGCACCGGACCGGTAACGGCGCGTGGGTCACCGTCGAGCGGATCAAGACCCCCACCAAGGTCACCGAGCAGCAGCTGCGCCAGGCGCTGCGGCTGCCCGCGGCCACCCCGGGCGCCCCGGCCGCCTCGACCGCCGGCGGCGACGTCATGCGGCGCCTCCCCGGCGGTGCCACCGGCGTGCTGTT
This region includes:
- a CDS encoding adenosine deaminase, encoding MEARLASPRHDSDRPPALDGSAASRDLAALPKAHLHLHFTGSMRHSTLVELAAAHEVHLPDALVEDWPPKLRATDERGWFRFQRLYDIARSVLRTPGDLRRLLRETAEDEAAEGSRWLEIQVDPSGYAARFGGLTPTVELVLDAAREAEAATGVGIGVVIAANRTKHPLDAKTLARLAVRYAGKGVVGFGLSNDERRGRAYDFGGAFRIARRGGLLSVPHGGELLGPTSVRECLETLSADRLGHGVRATEDPRLLAEIVERGVTLEVCPASNVSLGVAATAADVPLRTLYESGARLALGADDPLLFGSRLVRQYELARAEHGFGDAELAELARQSILGSAAPESVRTRVLAAIADWERTPTGG